The genomic window GCCATTGCAGGGTCTCAGCACGGCGGCAGTCGGTGTGGTGGTGGTCGTCCTCTTCCGCGACTGGCTCGCGATCCGCATCGAACCATGAGCGCCTGGGAATCGTGGCAGCTCTCCGAGCGGGCCGGCCGCGCACAGGCTGTGCTCGCACTCATTTTCCTGATCCTCGGTGGCGCCTTCTTCAAGGCCCAGGTGGTGGACGGCGCCCAATTCCGGTTGGCGTCCGAGGGGAGTCGACTGCGTCCGATTCCACTGCCCGCGCCTCGCGGCGAGATCTTCGATCGCAACGGCTTGCTGATCGCCGAGAACGTGCCGGGGTACTCGATCCGATTGCTGGCCACGGGCGAAGACTCGTTGCGCTCGGTGCTCACCAGGTTGCGGGCCTTCGTCCCGGCGGACTCGGTCGACGTCGAGAAGGTCGTGCGGCGGTGGCGAAAGACGCCGTACGAGCCGGTGCTGGTGTTCGCCTCGGGCGAATTCGGGATTGTCTCCACGCTGGAAGAGCACCGCGCCGCGATTCCCGGCCTGGTGATCCAGGCGGAGCCGTCGCGTCGCTACCCTGACAGCACCGCGGTGGCGCACCTGGTCGGCTACGTGAGCGAGGTGAGTGAACGCGAGCTGGAGTCCGGCAATTTTCCCAACGCGCGTCAGGGAGAGGTCGTCGGCAAGAACGGGCTGGAAGTCGAGTACGACTCGATCCTGCGTGGGCGTCAGGGGATCCGCTACGTCGAGGTCACGGCGAAGGGGCGCACCATTCGCGACCGCGGCGTCAGCGGCTCGATCAGGCCGCAGGCCGGCGCCTCCCTCAAGACCACCATCGACCTTCCACTGCAGCGCTTCGTCGACTCGATGTGGCGCGCCGCCCTGCCGGGGAAGAACGGTGCGCTGTTGGCGATGACGCCGCAGGGGGAGATCCTCGCCTACATCTCCTTCCCGTCCTACGATCCGAACGACTTCGTCGGCGGGATCGACGCGCCGACCTATTCGTTGCTCGCGAACGACCCCAACCGACCACTCTTCGATCGGGTGATTCAGGCGACCTATCCGCCCGCCTCGCCGTGGAAGCTCGCGACGGCCGCGATGGGACTCCGCCGCGGCCTGGTGACGATGGACACGCACATGCGGACGTCATGCAACGGTGGCTTCCAGTTCGGCAACCGCAACTTTCGTTGTTGGAAGCGCGATGGCGGTCACGGCTCGCTGACGCTCGCCCAGGCGATCGCCACGTCGTGCGACGTCTATTTCTACCAGCTCGGCCTGATGCTCGATCGAGACCCGCTCCTCGATGACGGCGCCTCGATGGGCTTCGGTGAGCGGAGTGGCGTCGACCTCGAGCGTGAGAAGGCGGCAGGCTTTCCGACGGTCAAGAGTTACATCCGGAAGAGTGGTGGGACCAGCTGGTCGCGGGGGGAACTGCTCAACCTCGCCATCGGGCAGGGACGCAACGTGCAGACGCTGGTCGGCATGACCTCGTTCTACGCCGCGCTCGCGACGGATGGCGTGCGCCGCGCGCCCTTCATGGTCCGCCGCCGGACCGCGGCGAAGTCGTGGGATCTGGGCCTCAAGCCCGAGCAGTTGCAGGGTCTGCGCAGCGCCCTCGCCGCCGTTGTCGACATCGGGACCGCCGCCGCCTCGGGTGGGCGTGAACTGAAGGTCGCCGGGAAGACCGGCACCGGGCAGTTCCCGCCGCAGAAGGACCTCGGCTGGTTCATCGGTTATGCGCCGGCCGATGCGCCGAAGATCGTGGTGGGCATCGTCGTGGAGGAGGGGCTCCACGGATCATCGGTGGCGGGCTACGTCGTGGACGCGATCGGCAAGTTCCTCGGCCAGCCGGTTGCCGGTGCACGGATCCTGGTCACCGAGGACACCTCTACGGTGGCGGGTGACTCCACCACCCCGGCGCCGCTCGCGACGCCGCGCGACACCGGTCGTCGAGGCACGCGGCCATGATTCGTGATCTCGATCGGCCGCTCCTGATCGTGGTGTTCGCCCTGGCGCTCTTCGGCACCCTGATCCTCTATTCGGCCGAGCAGACCGATGTGGCGATGCGCGCCACCGGGATCTGGACGCGCCAGCTGATGTGGCTTGGCGTCGGTTCCATCGCGGCCGCGTTCAGCTATCGGATGTCGTTTCGGATTCTCGACTGGGCCGCGCCGTGGGTCTACGGCCTCGGGCTGGGGTTGCTGGTGCTGACGATCGTGGGCCTCGGTTCCGGCGGCGAGGGATCGGCCGCGAGCACGAGCAGCTGGCTCACGATCGCCGGCCGGCGCGTCGGCCAGCCCGTCGAGCTCGCCAAGCTCGCGACCATCCTGATGCTGGCGCGGTGGCTCTCCGCCCGACGCGATCCGCCGACCACCCTGCGCGGCCTCGTCGCACCGATCACCATCGCCCTGGTCCCGGCACTCCTGGTGCTGAAGCAGCCGGACCTCGGCAGCGCCATGGTCTTCGCCGGCATCCTCTTCATCATGCTCTTCTGGTCCGGTGTGGCGCCGTCGCTGCTCTTCCTGCTGGTGTCGCCGGTCGTGTCGCTCTTTCTCGCGTGGAACACCACCCTCTGGAGTATCTGGATGGTGGTGGTCTTCCTGGCGCTGCTGTGGATCCGTCCCTTCATCGTCGAGTCGATCTTCATCTTTCTCGCCAACTCGGCGATGGGTGCGCTCGCCATTGTGGTCTGGGCCCGCCTCAGCCCCTTTCAGCGGAATCGGATTCTCTCGTTCCTGAATCCGGAGGAATACCGTCGCGGACCGGGGTATCAGGCGATGCAGAGCAAGGTGGCGATCGGCTCTGGTGGCTGGTTCGGGAGCGGCTTCACCGATGGCCCCCTGAAGCGAACCGGCGGGATCCCGGAGCACTGGACCGACTTCGTCTTCGCCATCGTCGGCGAGGAGTTCGGCTTCCTCGGGGTCACCATCGCGCTCGGCCTCTTTCTCGCCTTCTTCTTCATCCTGGTGCGGATCGCGCGACGAACCGCCGACCCCTACGCATCCTTGGTGGTATTCGGGTTGATCGGTTTGGTGCTGACCCATCTGTTCGAAAACGTCGGGATGACGATCTCGTTGATGCCGATCACCGGCATCCCGCTGCCCTTCTTTTCCTACGGGGGCTCCTTCCTCCTGGCCCTTTTTCTGGGGTTGGGGATGGCGTTCCGGGCGGCGGCGGAGGCCAGAGCGTCTGGCTATGTTGATTCATGACAATGACTTGCGTGTCAAGGTCTTGCGCGAACTGACTTTCTATCGCACGTTGAAGGCTCCTGTCGGCCGCTAGGAAGGCCGCCCTACGCGAGGTCGTATGACCGTCATGGCGTGGTTCAAGAAGGAGCGCAAGACCAGAACCGCCACCAGGGAACGCCTGGAAATTCCGGCGGATGCCTGGGAGAAGTGCGAGTCCTGTGGGCATATAGATATCCGGGAGAAGTTCGAGAAGGCGCTCAACGTCTGTCCCGAGTGCGGGACACACAAGCGCTTCCTCGCCGAGGAATACATCGAGCTGCTGACGGACGAGGGCAGCTGGAAGGAACTGTACCCGGAGCTGCAGTCGGTCGACCCGCTGACGTTCGAGCATTATGCCGAGCGCCTCGTCAGCGCGCGCAAGAAGGGTGGGGCGTCGGATGCGATCTATACCGGGATGGCGAAGCTCGAAGGACATCCGCTGAATCTTGGCGTGATGAACTTCCGCTTCATGGGTGGCTCGATGGGCTCGGTCGTCGGGGAAAAGATCGCCCGTCTTGCCCGCCGCTCGGCCGAGAAGAAGATCCCGATGGTGCTGGTCTGTACCTCCGGCGGCGCGCGGATGCAGGAAGGCGCCCTGTCACTGATGCAGATGGCGAAGACGTCCGCCGCGATCGCGCAGATGAAGCTGGCTGGCATTCCGTACATCTCCATCCTGACGGATCCGACCACCGGCGGCGTCTCGGCGTCCTTCGCGATGCAGGGCGACGTGATCCTGGCCGAGCCGGCCGCGGTCATCGGCTTCGCCGGGCAGCGCGTGATCAAGCAGACGATCGGTCAGGACCTGCCGGAAGGGTTCCAGACGGCGGAGTTCCTCCTCGACAAGGGGCAGATCGACGACGTGGTCCCGCGCGCCTCCTTGCGCGAAACCACCGCACGCCTGCTCCGCCACATGCAGGGACACCGGCTTCGCGGCACTGCCGCCTGAGTCCCGGCCTCAACGTTCGGCTGTCGCGCCCCGCTCCCGATTCGGAGCGGGGCGCGTTGCTATGGGATCTGACCTCGTGACGATGCCGTATCAGGACGCGCTCGACTTTCTCTTCCCGCGCACGACCCAGATCAAGTTCGGGCTCGACACGACACGTGCGCTACTCGACGCGCTGGGGAATCCGCAGCGGCAATACGCCACGATCCACGTGGCGGGGACCAACGGGAAGGGAAGTACGGCCTCGTTGATCGCCGAGGCGCTCGGCGCCGCCGGCTTCCGGGTCGGGCTCTACACGTCGCCGCATCTCGTCTCGTTCCGGGAGCGCATCCGCGTCGATGGCACACCCATCAGCGAGGCCGCGGTGGCGGCATGGACGGCGTTGCTCCAGCCGACGATCCTGGCATCCGGCGCGACCTTCTTCGAAGCGACCACGGCCATTGCCTTCGCGGACTTTGCGGCACGCGGTGTCGAGATCGCCGTCGTCGAGGTCGGCCTGGGCGGCCGGCTCGACAGCACGAACGTCCTGGAGCCACTGGTCACTGTCGTCACGCACATCGCGCTGGACCACCAGCGCTACCTCGGCGACACCCTTGAGGCGATTGCGGCCGAAAAGGCCGGTATTGCCAAGCCGGGGGTGCCATTCGTCGTGGGCGACCCCGACCCGGCCATCGTGGCGATGCTTGTCGACGCCGGCACCGCCGCAGTCCAGCGCGCTGAACCAACCGCCACCCTGCCGGTGGTCGTGGTGCCGTCGGACGCACGTTGGGAGGGCCCCCTCGGGCTCGTCGGGCCCCACCAGCAACGCAACGCTGCCGTGGCGCAGGCGGCCCTCGCCGCCCTCCCGCCTGCCTTTCAGGTCCCGTCGCAGGCAATGGCCGAGGCCTTCTCTCGGACCCGCGTGCCAGGCCGCCTCGACCGTCGGGGCCGCTGGCTCTTCGACGTGGCCCACAATCCCGACGGGATGCGGTCCCTGACGGCCGCGATGGCGGAGCTCCGGCTGCCGGGGCCGGTCCACGGCCTGGTCTCGATTCTGGGCGACAAGGCGTGGCCGGCGATGCTCGTGGAGCTCGACCGGGCCATCGATGTGGGCATTCTGACCGTGGCCCCGAGCGCGGATACCCGTCGATGGGACCTCGGCTGGCTGGAACGCTGGCTGGCCGACCCGGAACGGCCGGCCGCCCGGGCGCGTTGGCGGCTGATCCCCGACTTCCGCGAGGCACTCCGGGTGGTGGAGCAGGGGGCCGGGACAATCGTGGTCACCGGGTCGTTCCACACCGTCGGGGACGTGATGGAGGCGCGGGGGGTGGAGGTGCTGGGGTGAGGGGTGGCGCCCGACTATTTTGCGCCATGACTGCGAAGCCCCTCCCCGGATTCCGCGATTTCCCGCCCGCCGATTTCGCCCTCCGGGCGCACATCTTCGCGGCCTGGCGGCGGGTGGCGACGCGGTACGGCTTCGAGGAGTATGACGGCCCGCCCCTCGAGACCCTCGAGCTCTATACCGCCAAGAGCGGCGACGAGATTGTCGGCCAGCTGTACAACTTCGTCGACAAGGGCGACCGTGCCGTCGCCCTGCGCCCCGAGATGACGCCGACGCTGGCCCGGATGGTGGCCGAGCGGGCCAACGGCCTCAAGAAGCCGATCCGCTGGTTCTCGATCCCGCAGCTGTTCCGCTACGAGCGGCAGCAACGCGGCCGGCTCCGGGAGCACTTCCAGCTCAACTGCGACCTGATCGGCGAGGCGGGCCCGCTCGCCGATGCCGAGATCATCGCGCTCGCCATCGACGTGATGCGCGAGTTTGGGCTCGGGTCGACGGACGTCAAGGTGCGCCTCTCGGATCGTCGGGCGCTCACGGCGCTGCTCCGCGCGCGCGGCGTGACCGACGCGGGGATGTACGAGGCGTACCAGTTCATCGACAAGCTCGAGCGGATGCCGCCCGAGGAGATCGAGAAGCGCCGTGCCGTCCCGCAAGCATACGCACCCGCGACGCCGGACGACCTGATCGCGATCGCGTCGCTGCGCGGGCTCGAGAAGGTGGAAGCGGCCGTCACCGGCCTCGCCGGTGGATCCGACGCCGTGGCGCCACTCCGCGCCACCGTCGACGCGTTGACGGCGATGGGGCTCGGCGACTGGATCGAGATTGACTTCACCATCGTGCGCGGCATCGCCTACTACACCGGCACGGTGTTCGAGCTGTTCGATGCGGGGCGCTCCCTCCGGGCCATCTGCGGTGGCGGGCGCTACGACACGCTGCTCAAGAATCTCGGCGACGTGGATCTCCCGGCCCTCGGCTTCGGCATGGGCGACGTGGTGCTCGGCGAGTTGTTGAAGGACCGCGGACTGCGCCCGACACCGCCGCCGGCGATCGACCTCTTCCTGGTCGGCGTCACGCCGGAGGATCAGCCGCACCTGTTGGGGCTGGCCCACGAACTCCGTGACGCGGGACTCCGGCTCGAGTATGTCTTTGGCGAAGCGGCCGTCGGCCGTCAGCTCAAGCTGGCCGATGCGCGTGGCGCGCGGCTGGCAATCGTGATGGGCCCCGATGACCGGGCCCGCGGCGAGGTCCAGCTGAAGGACCTCGTCGGCAAGACGCAGGAGGCCGTGGCGCGCGAGGCGCTGCCGGCCCGTTGTCGTGATCTCCTTTTCCGGATGCCCTGACCGCATGGCTGACAACAAAGCGCTGACTCCCCGGGCCCAGGACTTCTCCGCCTGGTACAACGACCTCATCATGAAGGCCGAGCTCGCCGACTACAGTCCGGTGCGCGGCTGCATGGTCATCCGGCCGAACGGCTACGCGATCTGGGAACAGATGCAGCGAGCCCTCGATGACGCCTTCAAGGCGACCGGGCACCAGAACGCCTACTTCCCGCTCTTCATTCCGCAGAGCTTCCTGTCGAAGGAAGCGGAGCACGTCGAGGGCTTCGCGCCCGAGCTCGCGGTGGTCACCCACGGCGGCGGCAAGGAGCTCGAGGAGCCGCTGGTGGTGCGTCCGACCTCCGAGACGATCATCTACGCGATGTTCTCGAAGTGGATCCAGAGCTGGCGCGATCTGCCGCTGCTCATCAACCAGTGGGCCAACGTCGTGCGCTGGGAGATGCGCACGCGCCTCTTCCTGCGCACGACCGAGTTCCTCTGGCAGGAAGGGCACACGGCGCACGCGACCGAGGCGGAGGCGGAGGAGGAGACGTTGATGATCCTCGGCCTCTACCGCCGCTTCATGGAAGAGTGGATGGCGATGCCGGTGATCACCGGCCGGAAGACCGACGCCGAGAAGTTCGCCGGCGCGCTGCGCACCTACTCGTGCGAAGCGCTGATGCAGGACAACAAGGCGCTGCAGGCCGGCACGTCGCACAACCTCGGGCAGAATTTCGCCAAGGCGTTCGACGTCACGTTCCAGACGCCGGAAGGCGGCCTGGATCACGTCTGGAACACCTCGTGGGGTGTGTCGACCCGACTGGTCGGCGGCCTGATCATGACCCACGGTGATGACACCGGCATGGTCTGCCCTCCGCGACTGGCGCAGTGGCAAGTGGTGATCGTCCCGATCTGGCGGAAGGACGAGGAGCGCGACGCGACGTTTGCGGCGACCGCGGCGTTGCAGGCCGAGCTTCGTGCGGCCGGGATCCGCGTGACGACCGACCTGCGCGACATGAAGCCGGGGGCCAAGTACTACGAGTGGGAAGCGCGCGGCACGCCGTTCCGGCTCGAGCTCGGCCCGCGCGACCTCGCGGCCGGCACGGTGATGCTCGCCCGGCGGCTCGGTGGCAAGGAGCCGATCCCGATGGCGGGCCTGGCCGAGCGGCTGCAGCAGGAGATGGCGGCGATGCAGCAGCAGTTGCTCGAGACCGCCGTTGCCCGGCGCGAGGCGGCGTCGCTCCGTGGCCCGAAATCGAAGGAAGAGTTCATTGCCTTCCTGGAAGGGAACGGCGGCTTCGTGTACGCCGGCTTCTGCGGCGACCCGGCGGTCGAGGCCGAGATCAAGGAGCAGACCAAGGCGACGATCCGCTGCTTGCCCGATGCCGAATTCCGGTCGCCCGTGGCGCCGACGACCTGCATCTGGACCGGACGGCCGGCGGTCGTCGAGGCACTCTTCGCGAGGGCGTATTGAGCACTCATCTCGTTGACGCCGGCCTGGTCCGGACGAGCGAAGGGACGCTGGCCATGGCCGGCGTCCCGTTGCCGTTGATCGCCGAGCAGTACGGCACGCCGACCTACTGCTACGACGCGGCGACCATCCGCGCGCAGTATCGCCGACTCGATGACGCCTTCGGCGACTTGCCGCACCGCATCTGTTACGCGGTCAAGGCCAACTCCAATCTCGCCATCCTCACGCTGCTCGCCCGGCTCGGTGCCGGGGCGGACATCGTGTCGGGTGGCGAGATGCTGCGCGCCCTGGCGGCCGGCTTCGCCCCCGAGGATATCGTATTCAGCGGGGTGGGGAAGACCGACGACGAACTGCTCGCGGCGATCGCGGCCGGAATCGGCCACGTCAACGTCGAATCGCTCGCCGAGTTGCGGCGGCTGGCGATGTTTGCCGATCTGCGCGGCGCGACGGTGACCGTCGGCATTCGCGTGAACCCCGATGTCACGGTCGACACGCACCCCTACATCTCGACGGGGAAGGGCGGCCTCAAGTTCGGCATCCCGGTCGACCAGCTCCCCGAGGCGCTCGAGGTGATCGACGCGTCGACCGGACTCCGCCTCAACGCCTTGGCGATGCATCTCGGCTCACAGTTGCTGGCCACGGCACCCTACGAGGCCGGCGTCAGTCGCATGCTCGAATTGCTGGCACAGGTGCGCGCCGCGGGCCATGCGCCCGAGGTGCTCGACATCGGCGGCGGGCTCGGCATTCTCTACCGCGACGAGGAGCCGCTCGATCCCGCCGAATGGGTGAACACCCTCGCGCCGGCGCTCGCCAGCAGCGGCTGCGCCATCCATGTCGAGCCGGGGCGCTTCCTCGTGGGAAGTTCCGGTGTGCTGTTGACCAAGGCGATCTATCGCAAGCACTCGGGCGGCCGCGAAATTCTCGTCGTCGATGCGGCGATGAATGACTTGATGCGCCCGGCACTCTACAAGGCATGGCACGAGATCGTCCCGGTCGACACGATCGCGGGCGAGCCGCTGCTCACGGACATCGTCGGCCCGATCTGCGAGAGCGGCGACTTCCTCGCGCTCGAGCGGCCGCTGGCGCCGGTGGCCGGGGGGCAGCTCCTCGCCGTCCTCGGTGCCGGCGCCTACGGCTTCAGCATGAGCTCCAACTACAACACCCGCGCACGGGCCGCGGAGGTGCTGGTGGACGACGGCCGGTGGGCCGTGATCCGCCCGCGCGAGCGCCTGACCGATCTCTTTCGCGACGAGATCGCCGACCCCTTCGCCGACGAGTCCCCGTGAATCACCCTGCTGGCGTCCTGATCATCGACTTCGGTTCCCAGTACACGCAGCTCATTGCCCGCCGCGTGCGCGAGCAGCGCGTCTACTGCGAGATCCATCCGCCATCGCGCACCATCGACTGGATCCGCGAATGGCAACCGCAGGGGATCATCCTCTCGGGTGGGCCGAACTCGGTGTATGGCGATGGCGTGCCGACCGCCGATCCGGCGCTCCTCGAGCTCGGCATCCCGATCTTCGGCGTCTGTTACGGCATGCAGTTGCTCGCGCACCTCTCCGGGGGAAGCGTCGTGCGTGCATCGCGTCGGGAGTACGGCCGGGCCGATGTCACCATCGGCGATGGTGACCTCTTTGCGGGTTTCGTGGTTGGGGCGACGACGCCCGTCTGGATGAGCCACGGCGACCATGTCGACGAGGCCCCGCCGGGATGGCGGGTGACGGCGTCCAGCGAGAACTCGCCGGTCGCGGCGATTCAACACCTGAGCAAGCCGCTCTTCGCGGTGCAGTTCCACCCCGAGGTGGCGCACACCCCGCGGGGTGGGGAAATCCTCAGCAACTTCCTCTTCGGCATTTGCGGATGCAGTCCGGACTGGACCTCGGAGCATTTCGTCGAATCCGAGGTGGCGCGGATCCGCGAGCTGGTGGGGCCAGACACCCGCGTGATCTGCGGTCTCTCGGGTGGCGTCGATTCGTCCGTGGCGGCCGCGCTGGTGCACCGCGCCATCGGCGACCGCCTCACCTGCATCTTCGTCGATCACGGGATGCTCCGCCTCAACGAGCGTGCCCAGGTCGAGCGCACTTTCCGCAGTCATCTCGGCATCGATCTCCGCACCATTGATGCGACCGACCTCTTTCTGGGCGATCTGGCCGGCATCACCGATCCGGAAACGAAGCGGAAGCGGATCGGGCACCGCTTCATTGACGTCTTCGAGCAGGCCGCCAAGGATGTCGACGGCAACGTCGGCTTCCTGGTGCAGGGGACGCTCTATCCCGACGTGATCGAGTCGTTCTCGCCAACCGGTGGGCCGTCCGTCACGATCAAGACGCACCACAACGTCGGCGGCTTGCCCGAGCGGCTGCCGTTCAAGTTGATCGAGCCACTCCGCGAGTTGTTCAAGGATGAAGTGCGGCAGGTGGGTCGCGAGCTCGGACTCCCGGAGGAGATGGTCGGCCGGCATCCGTTCCCGGGGCCCGGCCTCGCCATCCGCATCCTCGGCGAGATCACCCGGCCACAGCTCGATCTGCTGCGTCAGGCCGATGCGATCTACATCGAGGAGATCCGCGCGGCGGGCTTGTACGATCAGATCTGGCAGGCTTTCGCGGTGCTGCTGCCGATTCGCTCCGTCGGCGTCACGGGCGACGAGCGCAGCTATGATCAGGTGATCGGGCTCCGCGCGGTGACCTCACGCGACGGGATGACGGCGGATTGGTTCCCGTTCCCGCCCGACGTCCTCGGGCAGATCAGCAGTCGAATCTCGAACGAAGTGGCCGGCGTCGGGCGGGTGGTCTACGACGTGAGCAGCAAGCCGCCGGCGACGATTGAGTGGGAGTAGCGAAGGGGTCGTAAGTCGTAAGTCGTAGGTCGTATGGACATGTCATCCCGAGCAACGCGAGGGATCTGCGTGGAGGCCATCACGCAGATCCCTCGTTTCACTCAGGATGACTCCGCCGATGCCGCAGGACCTACGACCTACGACTTACGACCTACGACCTACGACCTTTTCGGCCCGAACAACTCCAGAAACTCCCCCGCCGACTTCACCAAGTCCAGCTTCTCCAGGTTGCCCGGTTCCTTGGCGAACCCGGCGAGCTGGCCGAGGGTCGGGAGGTACTGATTGGAAACCTCGAGAGGCGGCGCCACGATCAGGAAGATGTGGTGGACCGGCTTGCCGTCGATCGCGTCCCAGGGGAGGGGCTCGATGAGCCGGGCGTAGGCCATCCGCAGCCGCGGCACGACCAGGGAGCGGCAGTGGGGGATCGCGATCCCTCGCCCCATGCCGGTGGACCCGAGTTGCTCGCGTCGGTGGAGGACCCGGAGGAGGGTCTCCTCGGCCCGGGCATCGAGGTGGAGGAGGCGGACCGCGGCGGCCAGCGCGGCCGGGCGGTCGGCGGCGTGGAGGGCCAGGTCGATCGATTCGGGTGCGAAGAAGTCGTGGAGGGACATGGCCGAAGCCTAATCCCACCGGGGTCCCCCTTCAACGCGTCGGGGGCCTGAGGGTTTCCCTCGGTCCGACCCCCTCCCTAGATTACGGGGATGCTGTTCCCGTATCCGACTGGTACCGACCACGTTCCGCTCTTCCTGGCCCCCATGGCCGGGGTCTCGGAGCCCCCCTTCCGCCGGATCTCCCGGCGGCTGGGGGCGGATGTCGTGCTGTCCGAGTTCCTGAATGCCGAGGCGATCCGGCGCCGGATTACCTCGACGCTCGAAGGGGCGGAGTTCGACGAGGTCGAGCGGCCGATCGGGATCCAGATCTACGGCGCCCACGCCGATGCCATGGCCCACGCCGCGGCGCTGGTGACGGAGCATTACGCCCCCGACTTCATCGACATCAATTTCGGCTGCCCGGTCAAGAAGGTCGTCCAGCGGAACGGCGGCTCCGGCTGCCTCCGCGACATGAACACGGTGGATGACATCATCCGCGCCTGCGTCGCCGCGACCCACCTCCCGGTGACGGTCAAGACGCGGAGCGGGTGGTCTGAGGAGTCGCGTGACCCGGTCGGCATCGCGCTCCGGATGCAGGACGCCGGCGCCACCGCGTTCACGCTCCACGCCCGCACCCGGACGCAGATGTTCACCGGCAAGGCGAACTGGGATGACATCGCCTGCGTGGTCGAGGCGCTGGATGTGCCGGTGATCGGCAACGGCGACGTCGTGACGGCCGAGGACGCGCTTCGGATGCACGAGCACACCGGCTGTGCCGGGATCATGATTGGTCGCGGCGCGTTCGGGAATCCCTGGCTCTTCCGTGATGCGCGTGCCCTGCTCAACGGCGAGCCGAAGCCGGCCGCGCCAGATGTCGCGGAGCGGTTCGCCGTCGCGCTCGAGCATGCCCGACTGGCCCTCCGCCTGCAGGGCAACACGCGCCACACGATGATCGAGTTCCGCAAGCACTTCGGCTGGTACACCAAGGGGATGCACGCGGCGACCGCGTTGCGGGGCAAGCTCTTCCAGGTGGAATCGCTGGTCGAGGCGGAGCAGATCTTCGCGGACTACCTGGCCCGCGAATCGTTCGCGACGGCGGCGTGACCCTCCATCGCGTCGTCGAGAGCGAGGGGTTCACCTGGCTCGACGTCGTCTCGCCCTC from Gemmatimonadota bacterium includes these protein-coding regions:
- the mrdA gene encoding penicillin-binding protein 2, with protein sequence MSAWESWQLSERAGRAQAVLALIFLILGGAFFKAQVVDGAQFRLASEGSRLRPIPLPAPRGEIFDRNGLLIAENVPGYSIRLLATGEDSLRSVLTRLRAFVPADSVDVEKVVRRWRKTPYEPVLVFASGEFGIVSTLEEHRAAIPGLVIQAEPSRRYPDSTAVAHLVGYVSEVSERELESGNFPNARQGEVVGKNGLEVEYDSILRGRQGIRYVEVTAKGRTIRDRGVSGSIRPQAGASLKTTIDLPLQRFVDSMWRAALPGKNGALLAMTPQGEILAYISFPSYDPNDFVGGIDAPTYSLLANDPNRPLFDRVIQATYPPASPWKLATAAMGLRRGLVTMDTHMRTSCNGGFQFGNRNFRCWKRDGGHGSLTLAQAIATSCDVYFYQLGLMLDRDPLLDDGASMGFGERSGVDLEREKAAGFPTVKSYIRKSGGTSWSRGELLNLAIGQGRNVQTLVGMTSFYAALATDGVRRAPFMVRRRTAAKSWDLGLKPEQLQGLRSALAAVVDIGTAAASGGRELKVAGKTGTGQFPPQKDLGWFIGYAPADAPKIVVGIVVEEGLHGSSVAGYVVDAIGKFLGQPVAGARILVTEDTSTVAGDSTTPAPLATPRDTGRRGTRP
- the rodA gene encoding rod shape-determining protein RodA, whose protein sequence is MIRDLDRPLLIVVFALALFGTLILYSAEQTDVAMRATGIWTRQLMWLGVGSIAAAFSYRMSFRILDWAAPWVYGLGLGLLVLTIVGLGSGGEGSAASTSSWLTIAGRRVGQPVELAKLATILMLARWLSARRDPPTTLRGLVAPITIALVPALLVLKQPDLGSAMVFAGILFIMLFWSGVAPSLLFLLVSPVVSLFLAWNTTLWSIWMVVVFLALLWIRPFIVESIFIFLANSAMGALAIVVWARLSPFQRNRILSFLNPEEYRRGPGYQAMQSKVAIGSGGWFGSGFTDGPLKRTGGIPEHWTDFVFAIVGEEFGFLGVTIALGLFLAFFFILVRIARRTADPYASLVVFGLIGLVLTHLFENVGMTISLMPITGIPLPFFSYGGSFLLALFLGLGMAFRAAAEARASGYVDS
- a CDS encoding acetyl-CoA carboxylase carboxyltransferase subunit beta yields the protein MAWFKKERKTRTATRERLEIPADAWEKCESCGHIDIREKFEKALNVCPECGTHKRFLAEEYIELLTDEGSWKELYPELQSVDPLTFEHYAERLVSARKKGGASDAIYTGMAKLEGHPLNLGVMNFRFMGGSMGSVVGEKIARLARRSAEKKIPMVLVCTSGGARMQEGALSLMQMAKTSAAIAQMKLAGIPYISILTDPTTGGVSASFAMQGDVILAEPAAVIGFAGQRVIKQTIGQDLPEGFQTAEFLLDKGQIDDVVPRASLRETTARLLRHMQGHRLRGTAA
- a CDS encoding bifunctional folylpolyglutamate synthase/dihydrofolate synthase; amino-acid sequence: MGSDLVTMPYQDALDFLFPRTTQIKFGLDTTRALLDALGNPQRQYATIHVAGTNGKGSTASLIAEALGAAGFRVGLYTSPHLVSFRERIRVDGTPISEAAVAAWTALLQPTILASGATFFEATTAIAFADFAARGVEIAVVEVGLGGRLDSTNVLEPLVTVVTHIALDHQRYLGDTLEAIAAEKAGIAKPGVPFVVGDPDPAIVAMLVDAGTAAVQRAEPTATLPVVVVPSDARWEGPLGLVGPHQQRNAAVAQAALAALPPAFQVPSQAMAEAFSRTRVPGRLDRRGRWLFDVAHNPDGMRSLTAAMAELRLPGPVHGLVSILGDKAWPAMLVELDRAIDVGILTVAPSADTRRWDLGWLERWLADPERPAARARWRLIPDFREALRVVEQGAGTIVVTGSFHTVGDVMEARGVEVLG
- a CDS encoding histidine--tRNA ligase — translated: MTAKPLPGFRDFPPADFALRAHIFAAWRRVATRYGFEEYDGPPLETLELYTAKSGDEIVGQLYNFVDKGDRAVALRPEMTPTLARMVAERANGLKKPIRWFSIPQLFRYERQQRGRLREHFQLNCDLIGEAGPLADAEIIALAIDVMREFGLGSTDVKVRLSDRRALTALLRARGVTDAGMYEAYQFIDKLERMPPEEIEKRRAVPQAYAPATPDDLIAIASLRGLEKVEAAVTGLAGGSDAVAPLRATVDALTAMGLGDWIEIDFTIVRGIAYYTGTVFELFDAGRSLRAICGGGRYDTLLKNLGDVDLPALGFGMGDVVLGELLKDRGLRPTPPPAIDLFLVGVTPEDQPHLLGLAHELRDAGLRLEYVFGEAAVGRQLKLADARGARLAIVMGPDDRARGEVQLKDLVGKTQEAVAREALPARCRDLLFRMP
- a CDS encoding proline--tRNA ligase; the encoded protein is MADNKALTPRAQDFSAWYNDLIMKAELADYSPVRGCMVIRPNGYAIWEQMQRALDDAFKATGHQNAYFPLFIPQSFLSKEAEHVEGFAPELAVVTHGGGKELEEPLVVRPTSETIIYAMFSKWIQSWRDLPLLINQWANVVRWEMRTRLFLRTTEFLWQEGHTAHATEAEAEEETLMILGLYRRFMEEWMAMPVITGRKTDAEKFAGALRTYSCEALMQDNKALQAGTSHNLGQNFAKAFDVTFQTPEGGLDHVWNTSWGVSTRLVGGLIMTHGDDTGMVCPPRLAQWQVVIVPIWRKDEERDATFAATAALQAELRAAGIRVTTDLRDMKPGAKYYEWEARGTPFRLELGPRDLAAGTVMLARRLGGKEPIPMAGLAERLQQEMAAMQQQLLETAVARREAASLRGPKSKEEFIAFLEGNGGFVYAGFCGDPAVEAEIKEQTKATIRCLPDAEFRSPVAPTTCIWTGRPAVVEALFARAY